A region of Etheostoma cragini isolate CJK2018 chromosome 2, CSU_Ecrag_1.0, whole genome shotgun sequence DNA encodes the following proteins:
- the LOC117952757 gene encoding uncharacterized protein LOC117952757 — protein sequence MRLQAWRSESSSFSSTEEDEPSTMRRQQQQSPVSFMEITLSTTLSQDGRGRSPSSTSSSYEDTEPANSFLSIHLSARGNLGDARQKEATERVKRERERCEEMKNKNQEEERKTFGLLSRTYIWWLNHKIDRVAREIQSTVVDERNLLRHGHLSNSQKMAEKERLLDRRTKLVVYKRRQEFKVEREVRKQRLKVKRTEEKVVKMENISELCNNPERPTPDRRRHKLYSI from the exons ATGCGCCTTCAGGCATGGAGGAGTGAGAGTTCTTCATTTTCATCTACTGAAGAAGACGAGCCTTCTACCATGAggaggcagcaacaacaaagtCCTGTGTCCTTCATGGAGATTACCCTTTCTACCACCTTGAGTCAGGATGGACGTGGTCGCAGCCCTTCCTCTACGTCTTCATCTTATGAAGACACCGAGCCGGCTAATAGctttttatccatccatctgagTGCAAGAGGGAACTTAGGGGATGCAAGACAAAAGGAAGCAACAGAAagagtaaaaagagaaagagagaggtgtgAAGAGATGAAGAACAAGaaccaggaggaggagaggaaaaccTTTGGTCTGCTTTCAAGGACTTACATTTGGTGGCTCAACCACAAGATAGACCGCGTTGCTAGAGAAATCCAGTCAACCGTCGTGGATGAGCGCAACCTCCTGCGTCACG GTCACCTCAGTAATTCAcagaaaatggcagaaaaagaaCGACTGCTTGACCGAAGGACGAAGCTGGTTGTGTACAAACGCAGACAAGAATTTAAGGTGGAGAGGGAAGTGAGGAAGCAAAGACTGAAGGTAAAGAGGACGGAAGAAAAGGTTGTGAAGATGGAGAATATCTCAGAGTTATGCAACAACCCAGAAAGGCCAACACCAGACAGACGTAGACATAAATTATATAGCATTTAA